A window of Longispora fulva contains these coding sequences:
- a CDS encoding HAMP domain-containing protein: MGSQEWRRICLDRQLPRPRLPAGVAVPSRVCALALVLVAVAGVVGLAGPAHPSVPGAVVEAQTRTTELVAGGIRTTAITGLQSLLAAAEGYAHNEAGRDPRHLAESVVGGRSTWRGSVVLDHGGTVQAYGGPVPVGSLAAGSTAAGVTSVRDAAGVHLVGFVPLADGRELVASTTLRPHLARVDAGQSLVLVPRVGGWAVAQGAAVSSDDPVLSPLVARAAADAAGRGAASVVGTAARAGAAPGPTGTAPGPGATAGAGPGPHATGGAGPAGAGGATAGGGSAVGTTVPVVSAVSTGDSGLTVVSVAHVALQPQGSPWSGLPLALSLCGVAVVCLVLGHIGIVAPLRRLRTHCSAAAIGDGGTHAPRWRTREVARIADSVRRLRRPGQPRPTRPALSTWLVAVLCAAAPIGWAVAAVAPDQGHEPPVPAQVAVDLQNQVDIVGRTVQQALDSGLAQVSTAAGAGAPGVGAGAAGAAGAGPAGAGAAGPGAAGAGASGAGAGSAGIRAQLDALAANGRFRSVYVVDATGRVTAGPAGREPLRPAGPVPPGSGVVVDERVTRVPALYAHARLAPGSDLVAEYDIRYLSALLGRADGRLRLVDERFRTWVDTEGYQAFGTVRNQRLRDAGTAAFAGRSSVGTVTVAGSRAVVTAVALDSESATRHLGLAVIAERRTGDLDLVERRERHRRLLVALAAVTVGLGGLGWHLFLVALPLRRLAGAAGRLADGDTRTPISLARQDEIGAIALCLDICRQVALYGPERLGGATRLRGAVGVPTMVLPIIPGPRGPDPVGATAPVPRARAVVPVPRAGAVVPAPRAASAAPVSRVGRR; encoded by the coding sequence ATGGGTTCACAGGAGTGGCGACGCATCTGTCTGGACCGGCAGCTGCCCCGCCCGCGTCTGCCCGCCGGGGTCGCCGTGCCGTCGCGGGTCTGTGCCCTCGCGCTCGTCCTGGTCGCGGTGGCCGGCGTGGTGGGCCTCGCCGGGCCGGCGCACCCCTCGGTGCCGGGGGCCGTCGTCGAGGCGCAGACCCGGACGACGGAACTGGTCGCCGGGGGCATCCGCACCACGGCGATCACCGGCCTGCAAAGCCTCCTCGCCGCCGCGGAGGGCTACGCGCACAACGAGGCCGGACGGGACCCGCGGCACCTCGCGGAATCGGTCGTGGGTGGACGATCGACGTGGCGGGGCAGCGTGGTACTCGACCACGGCGGAACCGTCCAGGCCTACGGCGGACCGGTCCCCGTCGGAAGCCTCGCCGCCGGCTCCACGGCGGCGGGGGTGACGTCGGTGCGCGACGCCGCCGGGGTGCACCTCGTGGGGTTCGTGCCCCTGGCCGACGGCCGGGAGCTGGTCGCGTCGACGACGCTGCGGCCGCACCTGGCGCGGGTCGACGCCGGGCAGAGTCTCGTGCTCGTGCCGCGGGTCGGCGGATGGGCGGTCGCCCAGGGGGCCGCCGTCAGCTCCGACGATCCGGTGCTGTCGCCCCTGGTGGCGCGCGCGGCGGCCGACGCGGCGGGGCGCGGCGCGGCGAGCGTGGTCGGGACCGCGGCGCGAGCCGGTGCCGCTCCCGGGCCTACGGGTACCGCGCCTGGACCGGGTGCCACGGCCGGAGCCGGGCCTGGGCCACATGCCACGGGCGGAGCGGGGCCTGCGGGGGCCGGGGGCGCGACCGCAGGGGGTGGTTCCGCGGTCGGTACGACGGTGCCGGTCGTCAGTGCCGTGTCCACCGGGGACTCCGGGCTCACCGTCGTCTCGGTAGCGCACGTCGCCCTCCAGCCGCAGGGCTCGCCCTGGAGCGGCCTTCCCCTCGCACTCAGCCTGTGCGGGGTCGCCGTGGTGTGCCTGGTCCTGGGCCACATCGGCATCGTCGCCCCGCTCCGCCGGCTGCGTACCCACTGCTCGGCGGCGGCGATCGGCGACGGCGGCACCCACGCACCCCGGTGGCGGACCCGGGAGGTGGCCCGGATCGCCGACAGCGTCCGACGGCTCCGACGCCCGGGGCAACCACGGCCGACCCGTCCGGCCCTGAGCACCTGGCTGGTCGCCGTGCTGTGCGCCGCCGCGCCGATCGGGTGGGCCGTGGCCGCGGTCGCCCCCGACCAGGGCCACGAGCCTCCGGTGCCGGCGCAGGTGGCCGTCGACCTGCAGAACCAGGTCGACATCGTCGGGCGGACAGTGCAGCAGGCCCTCGACAGCGGACTGGCCCAGGTCAGCACCGCGGCCGGGGCCGGTGCGCCCGGGGTCGGGGCAGGCGCGGCCGGGGCGGCCGGGGCCGGGCCGGCCGGAGCCGGAGCCGCCGGGCCCGGGGCGGCTGGAGCCGGGGCGTCCGGGGCGGGGGCAGGCTCGGCCGGGATACGCGCGCAGCTCGACGCCCTCGCGGCGAACGGCCGTTTCCGCAGCGTCTACGTCGTCGACGCCACCGGCCGGGTGACCGCCGGTCCCGCCGGACGTGAGCCGCTGCGTCCCGCCGGACCTGTCCCGCCGGGCAGCGGGGTGGTCGTCGACGAGCGGGTCACCCGGGTCCCAGCCCTCTACGCGCACGCCCGGCTGGCCCCGGGTTCGGACCTCGTCGCCGAGTACGACATCCGCTACCTCTCGGCGCTGCTCGGTCGGGCGGACGGCCGGTTGCGGCTGGTGGACGAGCGGTTCCGCACCTGGGTGGACACGGAGGGCTACCAGGCGTTCGGCACGGTCCGCAACCAGCGGCTGCGGGACGCTGGCACCGCGGCGTTCGCCGGGCGGAGTTCCGTCGGCACCGTCACCGTCGCGGGTAGCCGGGCCGTGGTCACGGCCGTCGCCCTCGACTCGGAGAGCGCGACCCGGCACCTCGGACTGGCCGTGATCGCCGAGCGGCGCACCGGTGACCTGGACCTCGTCGAGCGGCGCGAACGCCACCGGCGGCTCCTGGTCGCCCTGGCCGCGGTGACGGTCGGGCTCGGCGGGCTGGGCTGGCACCTGTTCCTGGTCGCGCTGCCGCTGCGCCGGCTGGCGGGGGCGGCGGGGCGGCTGGCGGACGGGGACACGCGTACCCCGATATCGCTGGCCCGGCAGGACGAGATCGGCGCGATCGCCCTGTGCCTGGACATCTGCCGCCAGGTCGCGCTGTACGGCCCGGAACGGCTCGGTGGCGCCACCCGGCTGCGCGGGGCCGTCGGGGTGCCCACCATGGTGCTGCCGATCATCCCGGGCCCGCGCGGACCGGACCCGGTCGGGGCCACCGCGCCCGTCCCGAGAGCCAGGGCTGTCGTTCCCGTGCCGCGGGCCGGGGCCGTCGTTCCCGCGCCGCGCGCCGCGTCCGCCGCGCCCGTGTCGCGGGTCGGGAGGCGCTGA
- the pgsB gene encoding poly-gamma-glutamate synthase PgsB yields the protein MSVLALAFLALCVALLVAGVVEQRHHHRHLRGIPTRVLVNGIRGKSSITRLCAGALRGGGQVVVAKTTGTAARFIYPDATEEPVYRKFGIANVVEQIGIVRRAAAFHPDVLVIECMAVMPALQEINQSKLIESTIGVLCNVREDHLAEMGPTLDDVARSLSRSMPVGGICVTAERDRVEILRAEARRRDCRLIEVDPEGVTDEEMRAFGWITFKDNVAIALAVAELCGVRREDAFAGMWAAPPDPGVLTVERFRVPGGELAVANVFAANDPESTLLNIRRLHEQDMIRRPLHVVINCRPDRVERNGQMGALIGDIDPERVILIGEPTRSARGTVPAGWQDRIFDLGGRRSPRDLLDQITAGVDGHVSLVTVGNIHGQGELLLEELATLPRVDHATPGRPS from the coding sequence ATGTCGGTCCTCGCCCTCGCGTTCCTGGCCCTGTGCGTCGCGCTGCTGGTCGCCGGCGTCGTCGAACAACGCCACCACCACCGCCACCTGCGCGGCATTCCGACCCGGGTGCTCGTCAACGGCATCCGGGGCAAGAGCTCCATCACCCGGCTGTGCGCCGGAGCGCTGCGCGGCGGCGGGCAGGTGGTGGTGGCCAAGACAACGGGTACCGCCGCCCGGTTCATCTACCCCGACGCCACCGAGGAGCCGGTGTACCGCAAGTTCGGGATCGCCAACGTCGTCGAGCAGATCGGGATCGTCCGGCGCGCGGCGGCGTTCCACCCCGACGTACTCGTCATCGAGTGCATGGCCGTGATGCCGGCGTTGCAGGAGATCAACCAGTCCAAGCTCATCGAGTCCACGATCGGCGTGCTGTGCAACGTGCGGGAGGACCACCTCGCCGAGATGGGGCCCACGCTCGACGACGTGGCCCGGTCCCTGTCGCGGTCGATGCCCGTCGGCGGGATCTGCGTCACGGCGGAGCGGGACCGGGTGGAGATCCTCCGCGCGGAGGCCCGGCGGCGCGACTGCCGGCTGATCGAGGTCGACCCCGAGGGCGTCACCGACGAGGAGATGCGCGCGTTCGGCTGGATCACGTTCAAGGACAACGTGGCCATCGCCCTCGCGGTCGCCGAGCTGTGCGGCGTGCGGCGCGAGGACGCCTTCGCCGGCATGTGGGCCGCGCCGCCCGATCCGGGGGTGCTGACCGTCGAACGGTTCCGCGTCCCCGGCGGCGAACTGGCCGTCGCGAACGTGTTCGCCGCGAACGACCCGGAGTCCACCCTCCTCAACATCCGCCGCCTGCACGAACAGGACATGATCCGCCGCCCCCTGCACGTGGTGATCAACTGCCGGCCGGACCGGGTGGAGCGCAACGGGCAGATGGGCGCCCTGATCGGCGACATCGACCCGGAGCGGGTGATCCTGATCGGCGAGCCCACCCGCAGCGCCCGCGGCACGGTTCCCGCCGGCTGGCAGGACCGGATCTTCGACCTCGGTGGCCGGCGCTCCCCGCGCGACCTCCTCGACCAGATCACCGCCGGGGTCGACGGACACGTCTCCCTCGTCACGGTCGGCAACATCCACGGCCAGGGCGAGCTCCTCCTGGAGGAGTTGGCGACACTGCCCCGGGTCGACCACGCCACCCCCGGAAGGCCCTCATGA
- a CDS encoding poly-gamma-glutamate biosynthesis protein PgsC/CapC, translating into MITVELAPETATLALGAGLVFSLLCYLMTNLSPGGMITPGWLALSLLQDYRQAALVVVMTAVTYGATVLLQKVVILYGKRLFAAVVLLSVVLQLCLFALIQHDFPLLFVHETLGFVAPGLIAYQLVRQPPLTTILATVTVSAAAYAVMISGVLAGVVPSV; encoded by the coding sequence ATGATCACCGTCGAACTCGCCCCGGAGACCGCCACCCTCGCCCTCGGGGCCGGCCTCGTGTTCTCCCTGCTGTGCTACCTGATGACGAACCTGTCCCCCGGCGGCATGATCACCCCGGGCTGGCTCGCGCTGTCCCTGCTGCAGGACTACCGGCAGGCCGCCCTCGTGGTGGTGATGACGGCGGTCACCTACGGGGCGACGGTGCTGCTGCAGAAGGTCGTCATCCTGTACGGCAAACGCCTCTTCGCCGCGGTGGTGCTGCTCAGCGTTGTCCTGCAACTGTGCCTGTTCGCGCTGATCCAGCACGACTTCCCGCTGCTGTTCGTGCACGAGACGCTCGGCTTCGTCGCCCCGGGGCTCATCGCCTACCAACTGGTCCGCCAGCCGCCGCTCACGACGATCCTGGCGACAGTCACGGTGTCGGCGGCCGCGTACGCGGTGATGATCAGCGGTGTGCTCGCCGGGGTCGTGCCGTCCGTGTGA
- a CDS encoding DUF2975 domain-containing protein, giving the protein MDTAARTRTGWLARTHKLLTAILVFDVIAALLGLTDLFHSDWVRDVSIRVYLSDIYPDLGDAYDRTAQDLPHSPAVNVPDTFSLVTVRVTHPSAFQAVLYDLGLGWLTVLALIPILLFARRLVREAYHHDPFTPEMIRRVRKLGLLVLGCGGGAELVALAARVALQKSVLRDSGTIMADSPSVPWWLLTGLLVLAFGEILRRGGQLRAELDGVI; this is encoded by the coding sequence GTGGATACCGCCGCACGGACGCGCACGGGCTGGTTGGCCCGGACGCACAAGCTGCTCACCGCCATCCTGGTGTTCGACGTCATCGCGGCCCTCCTGGGCCTGACGGACCTGTTCCACTCCGACTGGGTCAGGGACGTCTCGATCAGGGTGTACCTGTCCGACATCTACCCGGACCTCGGCGACGCGTACGACCGGACCGCGCAGGACCTGCCGCACAGCCCCGCCGTCAACGTCCCTGACACCTTTTCCCTCGTCACCGTCCGGGTCACGCACCCCAGCGCGTTCCAGGCGGTCCTGTACGACCTCGGCCTGGGCTGGTTGACGGTCCTCGCCCTGATCCCGATCCTGCTCTTCGCCCGCCGGCTGGTCCGCGAGGCCTACCACCACGACCCGTTCACCCCGGAGATGATCCGCCGGGTCCGGAAGCTGGGGCTCCTCGTCCTGGGCTGCGGCGGCGGCGCGGAACTCGTCGCGCTGGCCGCGCGGGTCGCGTTGCAGAAGAGCGTGCTCCGCGACAGCGGCACGATCATGGCGGACTCCCCCAGCGTGCCCTGGTGGCTGTTGACCGGCCTGCTCGTGCTGGCGTTCGGCGAGATCCTCAGGCGCGGCGGCCAGCTCCGCGCGGAACTCGACGGGGTGATCTGA
- a CDS encoding helix-turn-helix domain-containing protein, whose product MPPEDEHRVDVHIDRLLAERGMTVSELARRMNISLPNLSILKNGRARAIRFSTLTALCEALDCQPGDLFTVRREP is encoded by the coding sequence ATGCCCCCGGAGGACGAGCACCGCGTCGACGTCCACATCGACCGCCTCCTCGCCGAGCGCGGCATGACGGTGTCGGAGCTGGCCCGCCGGATGAACATCTCCCTGCCGAACCTGTCCATCCTGAAGAACGGCCGGGCCCGCGCCATCCGGTTCTCCACCCTCACCGCGCTGTGCGAGGCTCTGGACTGCCAGCCGGGCGACCTGTTCACGGTGCGGCGGGAACCGTAG
- a CDS encoding S9 family peptidase, whose amino-acid sequence MSDEPRWVQRFRAPNLPVLRWAPDAPDRAVYVSNASGALQVHTWDRATDTHHQLTDRPAGTTLAVIDRDGSEVWWFADTAGDERGRWMRQPFDGATPAVPATPELGPGWPVGLVLGRSTQAVGLSTEEGVTIHVGGRLLHSSRVDASVGALSVDETLLAVEHAEYADARHRAVRVLRVADGTVVGELVDEHGLRVVDFAPDGTRLLLTRDRDDRPGPLIWDPVTGAEHAPEVDLPGEVFADWYPDGRALLLRHRHHARDELYRHDLDTGELTRLDTPRGTIMAAAVRPDGTVEYRWSSAAHAPAIRRLDGTVVLASEAPGSVPLTDAWVGDVHALIARPEGPGPYPTVFLLHGGPDAQDIDQFYPGRAAYVDAGYCVIHVNYRGSLGYGTAWRDALIGRPGLPELEDTAAVYDWAVAEGIVDPARCVIGGASWGGYLTLLGLGTQPDRWAAGLAIVPIGDVVGLWEDEMEPVREYDQALFGGTPHEIPEVWARSSPITYVEHVRVPVLITVGENDPRCPARQVDTYVARLDALGKHYELHRFDAGHGSVVVAERIADQLRELDFLARHLPTVPAAP is encoded by the coding sequence ATGTCTGATGAGCCCCGCTGGGTACAACGGTTCCGCGCCCCGAACCTGCCGGTCCTGCGCTGGGCCCCCGACGCGCCGGACCGCGCCGTCTACGTGTCCAACGCCTCCGGCGCCCTGCAGGTGCACACCTGGGACCGCGCCACCGACACCCACCACCAGCTCACCGACCGGCCGGCGGGTACCACCCTCGCCGTGATCGACCGGGACGGCTCGGAGGTGTGGTGGTTCGCCGACACCGCCGGTGACGAGCGCGGCCGCTGGATGCGCCAGCCGTTCGACGGTGCGACCCCGGCGGTCCCGGCCACCCCGGAGCTGGGTCCCGGCTGGCCGGTCGGGCTCGTGCTCGGCCGCTCGACCCAGGCCGTCGGGTTGTCCACCGAGGAGGGCGTCACGATCCACGTCGGCGGCCGGCTGCTGCACTCCAGTCGGGTCGACGCCTCGGTCGGCGCGCTCAGCGTCGACGAGACGCTGCTGGCCGTCGAGCACGCCGAGTACGCCGACGCCCGGCACCGGGCCGTGCGGGTGCTCCGCGTCGCCGACGGGACGGTGGTCGGCGAGCTGGTCGACGAGCACGGCCTGCGGGTGGTGGACTTCGCGCCGGACGGCACCCGGCTGCTGCTCACCCGGGACCGCGACGACCGGCCGGGGCCGCTGATCTGGGACCCGGTCACCGGCGCGGAACACGCGCCGGAGGTGGACCTGCCGGGGGAGGTCTTCGCCGACTGGTACCCGGACGGTCGGGCCCTTCTGCTGCGGCACCGCCACCACGCGCGCGACGAGCTCTACCGGCACGACCTGGACACCGGCGAGCTGACCCGGCTGGACACCCCGCGCGGCACCATCATGGCCGCGGCGGTCCGCCCGGACGGGACGGTCGAGTACCGGTGGTCCTCGGCCGCGCACGCCCCGGCGATCCGCCGGCTGGACGGCACGGTCGTGCTCGCCTCGGAGGCGCCCGGTTCGGTGCCGTTGACCGACGCCTGGGTCGGCGACGTGCACGCCCTGATCGCCCGGCCGGAGGGGCCCGGACCGTACCCGACGGTGTTCCTGCTGCACGGTGGGCCCGACGCCCAGGACATCGACCAGTTCTACCCGGGCCGCGCGGCCTACGTCGACGCCGGGTACTGCGTCATCCACGTCAACTACCGCGGCTCCCTCGGCTACGGCACCGCCTGGCGCGACGCGCTGATCGGCCGCCCCGGCCTCCCCGAGCTGGAGGACACCGCCGCCGTGTACGACTGGGCGGTCGCCGAGGGCATCGTCGACCCGGCCCGGTGCGTGATCGGCGGCGCCTCCTGGGGCGGGTACCTGACCCTGCTCGGGCTCGGCACCCAGCCGGACCGCTGGGCCGCCGGGCTGGCCATCGTGCCGATCGGCGACGTCGTCGGCCTGTGGGAGGACGAGATGGAGCCGGTCCGCGAGTACGACCAGGCGCTGTTCGGCGGCACCCCGCACGAGATCCCCGAGGTGTGGGCCCGGTCCTCGCCGATCACGTACGTCGAGCACGTCCGGGTGCCGGTGCTGATCACGGTCGGCGAGAACGACCCGCGCTGCCCGGCCCGGCAGGTCGACACCTACGTGGCCCGGCTCGACGCGCTCGGCAAGCACTACGAGCTGCACCGGTTCGACGCCGGGCACGGCAGCGTCGTCGTCGCCGAGCGGATCGCCGACCAGCTGCGCGAGTTGGACTTCCTCGCCCGGCACCTCCCTACGGTTCCCGCCGCACCGTGA
- a CDS encoding transporter substrate-binding domain-containing protein, whose amino-acid sequence MKIISRDLAPTGTLRASINLGNPVLAQGTATAPTGVTVDIAHEVGARLGVPVELVCFDAARKSFDAMTAGRADLCFLAVEPARAAEVAFTAPYVVIEGVFAVPVDSPLTTPADVDRPGVRIGVNRGSAYDLYLSRTLEHATLVRGEDGTAEFLGGGLEAVAGVRQPMTEFVAARPGVRLIGERFMQIQQAVGTTRTRLPETVAFLRDLVEELKASGFVADSLLRAGQPDAAVAPPG is encoded by the coding sequence ATGAAGATCATCTCCCGGGACCTGGCGCCGACCGGCACCCTGCGGGCCTCCATCAACCTGGGCAATCCGGTGCTCGCCCAGGGCACGGCCACCGCGCCGACCGGTGTCACGGTCGACATCGCGCACGAGGTCGGCGCGCGGCTGGGCGTACCCGTCGAACTCGTGTGTTTCGACGCCGCGCGCAAGTCCTTCGACGCGATGACCGCCGGCCGCGCGGACCTGTGTTTTCTCGCCGTCGAGCCCGCGCGGGCGGCGGAGGTGGCCTTCACCGCGCCGTACGTCGTGATCGAGGGCGTGTTCGCCGTGCCCGTCGACTCGCCGCTGACCACGCCGGCCGACGTCGACCGGCCGGGCGTCCGGATCGGCGTGAACCGCGGGTCGGCCTACGACCTGTACCTGTCGCGCACCCTGGAACACGCGACCCTCGTGCGCGGCGAGGACGGGACCGCGGAGTTCCTCGGCGGGGGCCTGGAGGCGGTGGCCGGCGTCCGGCAGCCGATGACGGAGTTCGTCGCCGCCCGCCCGGGGGTGCGGCTGATCGGGGAACGGTTCATGCAGATCCAGCAGGCCGTGGGCACGACGAGGACCCGGCTGCCCGAGACCGTGGCGTTCCTCCGGGACCTCGTCGAGGAGCTGAAGGCCAGCGGGTTCGTGGCCGACTCGCTCCTGCGCGCGGGTCAGCCCGACGCCGCGGTCGCGCCGCCCGGGTAA
- a CDS encoding GNAT family N-acetyltransferase, with protein sequence MTWSTTSDIGVFLAAARAFLESRPVEHTVLLTEAAYLHARPSAATDQLHGWWRTAGGDVAGAFVRAPRHPPVLSMVPADGMADLADVLAGARGIGVDGRLADSVAVAWERRTGVRLTERSRITLYRLERLEPPAPPRGSARTAGPADRDLLVSWFERMMAAFPDDPSDLAYVVDDPISVGGITLWEVDGVPVAMAGRSRTVAGMVRLSAVYAPDDETHADAAFVAACATAAETARDVLVFGSADDGVADGKYRALGFRPVLDRVTLG encoded by the coding sequence ATGACCTGGTCGACCACGTCCGACATCGGAGTCTTCCTCGCCGCGGCGCGCGCGTTCCTCGAGTCCCGCCCGGTCGAGCACACTGTCCTGCTCACGGAGGCCGCCTACCTGCACGCTCGGCCGAGTGCGGCGACCGATCAGCTCCACGGCTGGTGGCGGACCGCCGGTGGCGACGTCGCGGGCGCGTTCGTCCGGGCGCCACGGCACCCGCCTGTGCTGTCGATGGTGCCCGCCGACGGGATGGCGGACCTCGCCGACGTCCTGGCCGGTGCGCGGGGGATCGGAGTGGACGGCCGGCTGGCCGACTCCGTCGCGGTGGCCTGGGAGCGCCGGACCGGTGTGCGGCTCACCGAGCGGTCACGGATCACGCTGTACCGGCTGGAGCGTCTGGAACCACCGGCCCCGCCCCGGGGAAGCGCCCGGACGGCCGGGCCAGCGGACCGCGACCTGTTGGTGTCGTGGTTCGAGCGGATGATGGCGGCGTTCCCCGACGACCCCAGCGACCTGGCCTACGTGGTCGACGACCCGATCAGCGTCGGGGGCATCACGCTGTGGGAGGTCGACGGGGTGCCGGTGGCGATGGCCGGCCGCAGTCGCACGGTGGCCGGCATGGTCCGCCTGAGCGCGGTCTACGCCCCGGACGACGAGACTCACGCCGACGCGGCCTTCGTGGCGGCCTGCGCCACGGCGGCGGAGACGGCTCGTGACGTCCTCGTCTTCGGGTCCGCCGACGACGGCGTGGCCGACGGGAAGTACCGGGCCCTGGGGTTCCGCCCGGTCCTCGACCGGGTCACGCTCGGGTAG
- a CDS encoding response regulator transcription factor translates to MIRLAVVDDFPMNVLGFEQTFVAAPDVVVVSGVTDPGELPAGDAFDVVLCDLYLDGGQRPSLDVIEALAARAHVLVVSRSGRPLDVRSALARGARGYLTKRAPLAEFLPAVRTVAAGDIYLTGELADLLAAAENTDPRLSPREREVVELIASGLANKQIAARLSIDMSTVDTYIDRIKRKLGVRGNRVVLAMEALRLHYPDFPAGDVR, encoded by the coding sequence ATGATCCGGCTGGCGGTGGTCGACGACTTCCCGATGAACGTGCTCGGCTTCGAGCAGACGTTCGTGGCGGCTCCCGACGTCGTGGTCGTCTCCGGGGTGACCGACCCCGGCGAACTGCCGGCCGGGGACGCGTTCGACGTCGTGCTGTGCGATCTGTACCTCGACGGCGGGCAGCGGCCCTCCCTGGACGTGATCGAGGCACTGGCGGCCCGCGCGCACGTGCTGGTCGTGTCCCGCTCCGGCCGGCCGCTGGACGTCCGCTCCGCGCTCGCCCGGGGCGCGCGCGGCTACCTGACCAAGCGTGCCCCGCTGGCGGAGTTCCTGCCGGCGGTCCGGACGGTGGCCGCCGGGGACATCTACCTCACCGGGGAACTGGCCGACCTGCTCGCCGCCGCGGAGAACACCGACCCCCGGCTGTCCCCGCGCGAACGGGAGGTGGTGGAGCTGATCGCCAGCGGCCTGGCCAACAAGCAGATCGCCGCCCGGCTGTCGATCGACATGTCCACCGTCGACACGTACATAGACCGGATCAAACGCAAGTTGGGGGTACGCGGGAACCGCGTGGTGCTGGCCATGGAGGCCCTCCGGCTGCACTACCCGGACTTCCCGGCCGGCGACGTCCGGTGA
- a CDS encoding sensor histidine kinase, translating into MSRADLAPSVAVPAADSAAAGAERTLAVAAFAGPVAGLLLVVGQAVTLPASPARLPLLAVCVTAAVSAGLLAAVSWRRGRLPPSWVAVDAVLRAALLAASFLLCWYGGGLAATTGRDNSPLYDFLVVTAAVPGLVPWPLPVAMASVTLVTATSVAGELLLGNPMWNVVPNSTAFHGSALIAALVARQVRAVARRTDAYHRETAERAAALSAADERRRHTEPLRQRVLTTLTEVLESGAIADPRLAGQARREVAWLHGLLSRGPREPDGDLPDLLRALAGDLADTGLRVELDLPAGDLPPGGRGAAALVQAAREALTNVRKHSGADVARLSLRRTADGWLVEVADDGCGFDPAEVPVGLGLARSVRDRMSRAGGHSAVRSAPGRGTVVLLWAPR; encoded by the coding sequence GTGAGCCGGGCGGACCTCGCGCCGTCCGTCGCCGTGCCGGCAGCGGACAGCGCCGCGGCCGGCGCCGAGCGGACCCTGGCCGTGGCCGCCTTCGCCGGTCCGGTGGCCGGGCTGCTCCTGGTCGTCGGGCAGGCCGTGACGTTGCCAGCCTCCCCCGCCCGGCTGCCCCTGCTGGCGGTGTGCGTCACCGCCGCCGTGTCCGCCGGACTGCTGGCCGCCGTCTCCTGGCGGCGCGGCCGACTGCCGCCATCCTGGGTGGCCGTCGACGCCGTGCTCCGGGCGGCGCTGCTGGCCGCGTCGTTCCTGCTCTGCTGGTACGGCGGCGGTCTGGCGGCCACGACAGGACGGGACAACAGTCCGCTGTACGACTTCCTGGTCGTCACCGCGGCCGTCCCCGGCCTGGTCCCGTGGCCGCTGCCGGTGGCCATGGCGTCGGTGACCCTGGTCACGGCCACCTCGGTGGCCGGGGAGCTCCTCCTCGGCAACCCGATGTGGAACGTCGTGCCCAACTCGACGGCGTTCCACGGCTCGGCGTTGATCGCCGCCCTGGTCGCCCGGCAGGTGCGCGCCGTGGCCCGGCGGACCGACGCCTACCATCGCGAGACGGCCGAACGCGCCGCGGCCCTCTCCGCCGCCGACGAGCGCCGACGGCACACCGAACCGCTGCGGCAACGGGTGCTCACGACCCTCACGGAGGTACTGGAGTCCGGCGCGATCGCCGACCCCCGGCTCGCCGGCCAGGCCCGCCGGGAGGTGGCCTGGCTGCACGGGCTGCTCAGCCGCGGTCCACGCGAACCGGACGGCGACCTGCCGGACCTGCTCCGCGCGCTGGCCGGCGACCTCGCCGACACCGGCCTGCGGGTGGAGCTGGACCTGCCGGCCGGGGACCTGCCACCCGGCGGGCGGGGCGCGGCGGCGCTCGTCCAGGCGGCCCGCGAGGCGCTGACCAACGTCCGCAAGCACTCCGGGGCGGACGTGGCCCGGCTCAGCCTGCGGCGGACCGCCGACGGCTGGCTGGTCGAGGTGGCCGACGACGGCTGCGGCTTCGACCCGGCCGAGGTGCCGGTCGGGCTCGGCCTGGCCCGGTCGGTACGGGACCGGATGTCGC